Proteins encoded by one window of Aptenodytes patagonicus chromosome 11, bAptPat1.pri.cur, whole genome shotgun sequence:
- the LOC143165473 gene encoding leukotriene B4 receptor 1-like, which produces MSQAEESSIHSTWNIVRSVVCIILSLSFIIGTPGNCIVIWTVCTKMKQVSPSVLLILNLAIADVLVLITLPVWIYSFADSWVFGVIFCKILVFIIYCSMYASIFLITALSLERLMAVFYPFTIQKYKTKEKISLIVFLIWFLSITFGISVIPFQETEEMNGRLLCTCRNYSSNRQKVSYLLLETLAGFVIPFLIICTCYLCVARRISRMTYQTKQRSERLIASIVVAFILCWFPHHLFNILDIISIQIELSNEEMSLALDEIVGRGVYISGALVFISSCINPLLYAFAARRFQNHLRFAKISKLFEQMSQTVTEEDKKKSLVVTKQEDTLVSTENL; this is translated from the coding sequence ATGAGTCAAGCTGAAGAAAGCAGTATCCACTCGACGTGGAATATTGTGAGGTCAGTAGTCTGCATAATACTGAGCTTGTCATTTATTATTGGGACCCCAGGAAATTGCATCGTCATCTGGACTGTGTGTACAAAAATGAAGCAAGTATCTCCTTCAGTCCTGCTGATCTTGAACCTGGCCATTGCAGATGTCCTTGTACTGATTACTTTACCAGTTTGGATTTACTCCTTTGCTGACTCATGGGTTTTTGGAGTCATCTTCTGCAAAATACTAGTTTTCATTATTTACTGCAGCATGTATGCTAGTATATTTCTAATTACAGCACTGAGCTTGGAGCGGTTAATGGCTGTGTTTTACCCTTTCACAattcaaaaatacaaaacaaaagaaaagatttctttaatCGTGTTCCTCATTTGGTTCCTGTCTATTACTTTTGGCATTTCTGTCATTCCATTtcaagagacagaagaaatgaaCGGTAGACTACTATGCACATGTCGCAACTACTCTTCTAATAGACAGAAAGTGTCATATCTTTTGCTGGAGACTCTTGCAGGTTTTGTAAtcccttttttaattatttgcacttGTTACCTGTGTGTTGCAAGAAGAATAAGCAGAATGACTTACCAAACCAAGCAGCGATCAGAACGGCTCATTGCCAGCATTGTGGTGGCATTCATTTTATGCTGGTTCCCTCATCATCTCTTTAACATCCTAGATATTATTTCAATTCAGATAGAACTCTCTAACGAGGAAATGTCTTTGGCACTGGATGAAATTGTGGGCAGAGGAGTGTACATCTCTGGAGCTCTTGTATTCATCAGTAGCTGTATTAACCCTCTACTTTATGCTTTTGCTGCACGAAGATTTCAAAATCACCTGAGATTTGCCAAGATATCAAAGCTGTTTGAACAGATGAGTCAGACTGTaacagaggaagacaagaaaaaaagtttggttGTAACCAAACAAGAAGATACTTTAGTAAGCACAGAAAATCTCTGA